The following proteins are encoded in a genomic region of Mycobacterium kiyosense:
- a CDS encoding hydrogenase, producing MTTIIPEPSTSKREPGQLVEMAWDPITRIVGSLGIYTKIDFENREVVECHSTSSIFRGYSIFMKGKDPRDAHFITSRICGICGDNHATCSCYAQNMAYGVKPPHLGEWIVNLGEAAEYMFDHNIFQENLVGVDFCEKMVAETNPGVLAKAEKTAAPHADAHGYKTIADIMRSLNPFSGEFYREALQVSRWTREMFCLMEGRHVHPSTLYPGGVGTVATIQLMTDYMTRLMRYVEFMKKVVPMHDDLFDFFYDALPGYEKVGLRRTLLGCWGSFQDPEVCNFAYKDMERWGNAMYVTPGVVVDGKLVTHSLVDINLGIRILLGSSYYDDWTDQEMFVHRDPLGNPVDRRHPWNQHTNPHPQKREMDGGKYSWVMSPRWFDGKDHLALDTGGGPLARLWATALAGLVDIGYVKATGNSVQINLPKTALKGPVEFEWKVPKFGSNTIERDRARTYFQAYAAACALYFAEKALEEIRAGRTKTWEKFEVPDEGIGCGFTEAVRGVLSHHLVIRDGKIANYHPYPPTPWNANPRDSFGTPGPYEDAVQGQPIFEENDRENFKGIDVMRTVRSFDPCLPCGVHMYLGKGKTLDRLHTPTQSPVGE from the coding sequence ATGACAACCATCATCCCCGAGCCGTCGACATCCAAGCGGGAGCCCGGTCAACTCGTCGAGATGGCGTGGGACCCCATCACCAGAATTGTTGGCAGCCTTGGCATTTACACCAAGATCGACTTCGAGAACCGGGAAGTCGTGGAATGCCACAGCACCTCGTCGATCTTCCGCGGCTACTCGATCTTCATGAAAGGCAAGGACCCGCGCGACGCCCACTTCATCACCAGCCGGATCTGCGGCATCTGCGGCGACAACCACGCCACCTGCTCCTGCTACGCGCAGAACATGGCCTACGGTGTGAAGCCGCCGCACCTCGGCGAATGGATCGTCAACCTGGGCGAGGCCGCAGAATACATGTTCGACCACAACATCTTTCAGGAGAATCTGGTCGGCGTGGACTTCTGCGAGAAGATGGTCGCCGAGACCAACCCCGGCGTGCTGGCCAAGGCTGAGAAGACCGCTGCCCCGCACGCCGACGCGCACGGCTACAAGACGATCGCCGACATCATGCGCTCGCTGAATCCGTTCAGCGGCGAGTTCTACCGGGAGGCTTTGCAAGTCAGCCGCTGGACGCGTGAGATGTTCTGCCTGATGGAGGGCCGCCACGTACACCCGTCCACGCTGTACCCCGGCGGCGTCGGCACCGTGGCGACCATCCAGTTGATGACCGACTACATGACCCGGCTGATGCGCTACGTCGAGTTCATGAAAAAGGTTGTGCCGATGCACGATGACCTGTTCGACTTCTTCTACGACGCCCTGCCCGGCTACGAGAAGGTCGGCCTGCGTCGCACCCTGCTGGGCTGCTGGGGTTCGTTCCAGGACCCCGAGGTGTGCAACTTCGCCTACAAGGACATGGAACGCTGGGGCAACGCCATGTACGTCACCCCGGGTGTGGTCGTGGACGGCAAGCTGGTCACCCACTCGCTGGTCGACATCAACCTCGGCATCCGGATCCTTTTGGGCAGTTCGTATTACGACGACTGGACCGATCAGGAGATGTTCGTGCACCGCGACCCGCTGGGCAACCCGGTGGATCGCCGGCACCCGTGGAACCAGCACACCAACCCCCATCCGCAGAAGCGCGAGATGGACGGCGGCAAGTACAGCTGGGTGATGTCGCCGCGCTGGTTCGACGGCAAGGACCACCTGGCATTGGATACCGGCGGCGGCCCGCTGGCCCGGCTGTGGGCGACCGCGCTGGCCGGACTGGTCGACATCGGCTACGTCAAGGCCACCGGCAACAGCGTCCAGATCAACCTGCCCAAGACCGCACTCAAGGGTCCGGTGGAGTTCGAGTGGAAGGTGCCCAAGTTCGGCAGCAACACCATCGAGCGCGATCGGGCCCGCACCTACTTCCAGGCCTACGCGGCGGCCTGCGCGCTGTACTTCGCGGAGAAGGCGCTGGAAGAGATCCGCGCCGGGCGTACCAAGACGTGGGAGAAATTCGAAGTCCCCGACGAGGGCATCGGCTGCGGGTTCACCGAAGCGGTGCGCGGCGTGCTCAGCCACCACCTGGTGATCCGGGACGGCAAGATCGCCAACTATCACCCCTACCCGCCGACTCCGTGGAACGCCAACCCGCGGGACAGCTTCGGCACTCCGGGGCCCTACGAGGACGCGGTGCAGGGTCAGCCCATCTTCGAGGAGAACGACCGGGAGAACTTCAAGGGCATCGACGTGATGCGCACGGTGCGCAGCTTCGACCCGTGTCTGCCCTGCGGCGTGCACATGTACCTGGGCAAGGGGAAGACCCTGGACAGACTGCACACGCCGACCCAGTCGCCGGTCGGGGAGTAG
- a CDS encoding peptidase M52: MATRILVAGIGNIFLGDDGFGSEVVRHPAMPQHGSDVRVVDYGIGGMHLAYDLLDEWDSLVLIDAIPNRGNPGALHVFQADHDADGGAVGLDAHSMDPQTVFASVRALGGSPPYTVIVGCEAGSVDEGMGLTGPVAAAVPPGGQRGSQNRCGTAVFSTGGGTDPCVWVSRGE, from the coding sequence ATGGCGACGCGCATTCTGGTAGCCGGGATCGGCAACATCTTCCTCGGCGACGACGGGTTCGGCTCGGAGGTGGTGCGGCACCCGGCGATGCCGCAGCACGGGTCCGACGTGCGGGTGGTCGACTACGGGATCGGCGGCATGCACCTGGCTTACGACCTGCTCGACGAATGGGACAGCCTGGTCCTGATCGACGCGATACCCAACCGCGGCAATCCCGGTGCCCTGCACGTCTTTCAGGCCGACCACGACGCCGACGGCGGTGCCGTCGGCTTGGACGCACACAGCATGGATCCGCAGACGGTGTTCGCCAGTGTGCGGGCGCTGGGAGGCAGCCCGCCGTACACGGTGATCGTCGGGTGTGAAGCCGGCAGCGTCGATGAGGGCATGGGCCTGACCGGACCGGTGGCCGCCGCCGTCCCCCCGGGCGGTCAACGCGGTTCGCAAAATCGTTGCGGCACTGCGGTGTTCAGCACCGGAGGGGGCACTGACCCATGTGTCTGGGTATCCCGGGGCGAGTGA
- the hypC gene encoding hydantoin utilization protein C — translation MCLGIPGRVIRMLEGYEGQLALVDVIGEQRRVNVAMLPEETFSAGDWVIIHMGFVVEKTDRAGAEQAMAGLELMGRGDAGPAAGLSAG, via the coding sequence ATGTGTCTGGGTATCCCGGGGCGAGTGATCAGGATGCTGGAGGGCTACGAAGGCCAACTGGCCCTGGTCGACGTGATCGGTGAGCAACGCCGAGTCAACGTCGCCATGTTGCCCGAAGAGACGTTCTCGGCCGGCGACTGGGTGATCATCCACATGGGTTTCGTGGTGGAGAAGACCGATCGGGCCGGAGCCGAGCAGGCGATGGCCGGGCTGGAGCTGATGGGTCGGGGTGACGCCGGCCCGGCGGCCGGGCTGAGCGCCGGCTAG
- a CDS encoding TVP38/TMEM64 family membrane protein — translation MDSQADSETHEQPEPVSRRPHIVRLAVFAAFLAVMFYLLAVRHLVDIQDVRRVVAAAGPAAPLAYIVVSAVLGAIFVPGPILAASSGLLFGPLLGVFVTLGATVGTAVVASLLGRRAGRDSARALLGAARTERLDAMIERGGLWAVVGQRFVPGLSDALASYAFGAFGVPLWQMAVGAFIGSVPRAFVYTALGASIGDKSPVLAYAAIGVWCVTAVVGVVVARRGFRHWRAHRVEAGENGELSD, via the coding sequence ATGGACTCCCAAGCAGACTCCGAGACCCACGAGCAGCCCGAACCGGTATCGCGGCGACCGCACATCGTGCGGCTCGCCGTTTTCGCGGCCTTTCTCGCCGTGATGTTCTATCTGCTGGCCGTGCGGCACCTGGTCGACATCCAGGACGTGCGCCGCGTGGTCGCGGCGGCCGGTCCGGCGGCGCCGCTGGCCTACATCGTGGTGTCGGCGGTGCTCGGCGCGATCTTTGTGCCGGGACCCATCCTGGCCGCCAGCAGCGGGTTGCTGTTCGGGCCGCTGCTGGGCGTGTTCGTGACGCTGGGGGCGACGGTGGGCACCGCGGTGGTCGCGAGCCTGCTCGGCCGGCGAGCCGGCCGGGACAGCGCCCGCGCGCTGCTGGGGGCTGCTCGCACCGAGCGGCTCGACGCGATGATCGAACGCGGCGGCCTGTGGGCTGTGGTCGGTCAGCGTTTCGTTCCCGGCTTGTCCGACGCGCTGGCGTCCTACGCCTTCGGGGCGTTCGGGGTTCCGTTGTGGCAGATGGCCGTCGGCGCCTTCATCGGTTCGGTGCCACGGGCTTTCGTCTACACCGCGCTGGGCGCGTCGATCGGCGACAAGTCGCCGGTGTTGGCGTATGCGGCCATCGGCGTGTGGTGCGTGACCGCGGTGGTGGGCGTGGTGGTGGCGCGCCGCGGGTTCCGGCACTGGCGCGCGCACCGGGTCGAGGCCGGGGAGAACGGTGAACTCTCGGATTGA
- a CDS encoding putative S-adenosyl-L-methionine-dependent methyltransferase (frameshifted, insertion at around 4043023) has protein sequence MVEAEPDMPARMRALVDYFATRTKFFDTSFVEAADAGIRQAVILAAGLDARSWRLPWPDGTTVYELDQDKVLDFKAATLLEHGAQPRANRVAVAVDLRQDWPKALRDSGFDPSLPSAWSVEGLLMYLPAAAQDLLFERIHSLAAPGSRLAVEGLGPQFADPEGRAQRRERMDRIRELLARTDSKLVVPSTDELWYFEEREDVGDWLRRHGWEVTATPSEELMVRYGRAPVPGLDGASPTHLFVSALRTTGG, from the coding sequence GTGGTCGAGGCCGAACCCGACATGCCGGCGCGGATGCGCGCACTGGTCGATTATTTCGCCACGCGGACAAAGTTTTTCGACACCAGCTTCGTCGAGGCCGCCGACGCGGGCATCCGTCAGGCGGTGATCCTGGCCGCGGGTCTGGACGCCCGGTCGTGGCGGTTGCCGTGGCCGGACGGCACCACGGTCTACGAGCTGGACCAGGACAAGGTGCTGGACTTCAAGGCCGCGACGCTGCTCGAGCACGGCGCGCAACCGCGGGCCAACCGGGTCGCCGTCGCGGTCGATCTGCGCCAGGACTGGCCTAAGGCGTTGCGGGACAGCGGATTTGATCCGTCATTGCCGAGCGCGTGGTCGGTCGAGGGGCTGTTGATGTATCTGCCGGCGGCGGCACAGGACCTGTTGTTCGAACGTATCCATTCCCTGGCCGCCCCCGGTAGCCGGCTGGCCGTGGAGGGTCTGGGCCCGCAGTTCGCCGACCCCGAAGGCCGGGCACAGCGCCGCGAGCGGATGGACCGGATCCGCGAGTTGCTGGCCCGTACCGATTCCAAGCTGGTGGTGCCCAGCACCGACGAGCTGTGGTACTTCGAAGAACGCGAGGACGTCGGCGACTGGTTGCGCCGCCACGGCTGGGAGGTGACGGCGACGCCGTCCGAGGAGCTGATGGTCCGCTATGGCCGCGCGCCGGTGCCGGGCCTGGACGGCGCCTCCCCGACGCACCTGTTCGTCTCCGCCCTGCGCACTACAGGGGGGTGA
- a CDS encoding 3-oxoacyl-ACP reductase, with protein sequence MIDLTQRLAGRVAVITGGASGIGLAAARRLHAEGATVVIGDIDADAGGAVAEQLSGLYVPVDVSDEDSVNKLFDSAAHACGSLDIAFNNAGISPPEDDVIENTELAAWQHVQDVNLKSVYLCCRAALRHMVPAGKGSIINTASFVAVLGSATSQISYTASKGGVLAMSRELGVQFARQGIRVNALCPGPVNTPLLAELFAKDPERAARRLIHVPLGRFAEPDEIAAAVAFLASDDASFVTASTSLVDGGISSAYVTPL encoded by the coding sequence GTGATCGACCTGACCCAGCGGCTGGCCGGCCGGGTGGCCGTCATCACCGGCGGTGCCAGCGGCATCGGCCTGGCCGCGGCGCGTCGGCTGCACGCCGAGGGCGCCACGGTGGTGATCGGCGACATCGACGCCGACGCGGGCGGCGCGGTCGCCGAGCAGCTCTCCGGTTTGTATGTGCCCGTTGATGTTTCCGACGAAGACTCGGTGAACAAACTGTTCGACTCCGCGGCGCACGCCTGCGGCTCGCTGGACATCGCCTTCAACAACGCCGGTATCTCGCCGCCCGAGGACGACGTGATCGAGAACACCGAACTGGCGGCATGGCAACACGTCCAGGACGTGAACTTGAAGTCGGTGTACCTGTGTTGCCGGGCGGCGTTGCGGCACATGGTGCCGGCCGGCAAGGGTTCGATCATCAACACGGCATCCTTTGTCGCGGTGCTGGGTTCGGCGACCTCGCAGATCTCCTACACCGCCTCCAAGGGTGGGGTGCTGGCGATGTCGCGCGAACTCGGGGTGCAGTTCGCCCGCCAGGGCATCCGGGTCAACGCGCTGTGCCCCGGGCCGGTGAACACACCGCTGCTGGCTGAGTTGTTCGCCAAGGATCCCGAGCGGGCCGCCCGCCGGTTGATCCACGTGCCGCTGGGCCGGTTCGCCGAGCCCGACGAAATCGCCGCCGCCGTAGCCTTTCTCGCCAGCGACGACGCCTCCTTCGTGACCGCGTCGACGTCCCTGGTCGACGGCGGTATCAGCTCGGCCTACGTCACCCCCCTGTAG
- the aldC gene encoding aldehyde dehydrogenase has protein sequence MTAAELINPATEEVLRTVEHADVAAVDDAVARARAAQQRWAALAPAERAAGLRAFAAAVDAHVDELAALEVANSGHPIASAEWEAGNVRDVLQFYAGSPERLSGKQIPVAGGIDITFHEPLGVVGVITPWNFPMVIATWGIAPALAAGNAVLVKPAEWTPLTTLRLGELAAEAGLEPDLLQVLPGRGAVVGERFVTHPGVRKVVFTGSTDVGKRVMSGAAAHVKRVTLELGGKSANIVFADCDLERAAATAPAGVFDNAGQDCCARSRILVQRSVYDRFMELLEPAIKAVAVGDPGSRDTEMGPLVSRAHRDKVASYVPDDAPVAFRGAAPEGPGFWFPPTVLTPARTDRSVTEEIFGPVVTVLAFDDEHDAITLANDTEYGLSGSIWTDDLSRALRVSRAVESGNLSVNSHSSVRFNTPFGGFKQSGLGRELGPDAPLHFTETKNVFIAIKEEQ, from the coding sequence ATGACCGCCGCCGAGCTGATCAACCCCGCCACCGAGGAGGTGCTGCGCACCGTCGAGCATGCCGACGTCGCCGCCGTCGACGACGCGGTGGCCCGCGCGCGGGCGGCGCAGCAGCGCTGGGCGGCACTGGCCCCGGCCGAACGCGCGGCCGGGCTGCGGGCTTTCGCGGCCGCCGTCGACGCCCACGTCGACGAACTGGCCGCGCTGGAGGTGGCCAACTCGGGGCACCCCATCGCGTCGGCGGAATGGGAGGCCGGCAACGTCCGCGACGTGCTGCAGTTCTACGCCGGCAGCCCGGAACGGTTGTCCGGCAAGCAGATTCCGGTGGCCGGCGGCATCGACATCACGTTCCACGAGCCGCTGGGCGTGGTCGGAGTGATCACGCCCTGGAACTTCCCGATGGTGATCGCGACCTGGGGGATCGCGCCGGCACTGGCCGCCGGCAACGCGGTGCTGGTCAAACCCGCCGAGTGGACACCGCTGACCACGCTGCGCCTCGGTGAGCTGGCCGCCGAGGCCGGCCTGGAACCCGACCTGCTGCAGGTGCTGCCCGGCCGCGGCGCGGTGGTGGGGGAGCGTTTCGTGACCCACCCGGGAGTGCGCAAGGTGGTGTTCACCGGGTCCACCGACGTCGGCAAGCGGGTGATGTCGGGGGCGGCGGCACACGTCAAGCGGGTGACGCTGGAACTGGGCGGCAAGAGCGCCAACATCGTCTTCGCCGACTGCGATCTGGAGCGTGCGGCGGCGACCGCGCCGGCCGGGGTGTTCGACAACGCCGGCCAGGACTGCTGTGCCCGCAGCCGGATTCTGGTGCAGCGCAGCGTCTATGACCGATTCATGGAGTTGCTCGAACCCGCCATCAAGGCGGTCGCGGTGGGCGATCCCGGGTCCCGGGACACCGAAATGGGCCCGCTGGTCTCCCGCGCGCACCGCGACAAGGTCGCCTCCTACGTGCCCGACGACGCCCCGGTCGCCTTCCGCGGCGCCGCTCCCGAGGGTCCCGGATTCTGGTTTCCGCCAACGGTTCTCACCCCGGCGCGCACCGACCGCAGCGTCACCGAAGAGATATTCGGGCCGGTGGTCACCGTGCTGGCCTTCGACGACGAGCACGATGCGATCACGCTGGCCAACGACACCGAGTACGGCCTGTCCGGGTCGATCTGGACCGACGACCTGTCCCGTGCGCTGCGGGTGTCGCGTGCAGTGGAATCGGGCAACCTGTCGGTGAATTCGCACTCCTCGGTGCGGTTCAACACCCCGTTCGGCGGGTTCAAGCAGTCCGGGCTGGGCCGCGAGCTCGGCCCGGACGCGCCGCTGCACTTCACCGAGACCAAGAACGTCTTCATCGCGATCAAGGAGGAGCAGTGA
- a CDS encoding gamma-glutamyl-gamma-aminobutyrate hydrolase, whose protein sequence is MGLTTYLEQIQSGTWDVPAAYLPSDYFEGVVLAGGVPVLLPPQPVAADTVEGLLDSLHALVITGGYDLDPAAYSQEAHPSTDQPRTDRDAWEFALLRGALDRGLPVLGICRGAQLLNVAFGGTLHQHLPEVIGHSGHRAGGGVFSRLPVRTVAGTRLAALIGEGIDVPCYHHQAIDKVGDGLVVGAWDIDGVVEAVELPGDAFAVAVQWHPEQSLDDLRLFTALIDAARSYAAR, encoded by the coding sequence GTGGGGCTGACGACGTATCTGGAGCAGATCCAGAGCGGCACTTGGGATGTCCCCGCCGCCTACCTGCCGTCGGACTACTTCGAAGGCGTGGTGCTGGCCGGCGGCGTCCCGGTACTGCTGCCCCCGCAGCCGGTGGCCGCCGACACCGTCGAGGGACTGCTCGACAGCTTGCACGCCCTGGTGATCACCGGTGGCTACGACCTGGACCCGGCCGCCTACAGCCAAGAGGCGCACCCCAGCACCGACCAGCCGCGCACCGATCGCGACGCCTGGGAGTTCGCGCTGCTGCGGGGGGCGTTAGACCGGGGCCTGCCGGTACTGGGCATCTGCCGTGGTGCGCAGCTGCTCAACGTCGCGTTCGGCGGCACCCTGCACCAGCATCTGCCCGAGGTCATCGGGCATTCCGGGCACCGGGCCGGCGGCGGCGTGTTCAGCCGGCTGCCGGTGCGCACGGTGGCGGGCACCCGGCTGGCCGCGCTGATCGGCGAGGGCATCGACGTGCCGTGCTACCACCACCAGGCCATCGACAAGGTGGGCGACGGGCTGGTCGTCGGGGCGTGGGACATCGACGGTGTGGTGGAGGCCGTGGAGTTGCCCGGCGACGCGTTCGCCGTTGCGGTGCAATGGCATCCAGAACAGTCGCTGGACGACTTGCGGTTGTTCACCGCCTTGATCGACGCCGCGAGATCGTACGCGGCCCGATGA
- the glnA4 gene encoding glutamine synthetase: MLSEAELAALVADGDIDTVIVAFTDMQGRLVGKRVAGRFFVDEVAGHGAECCSYLLAVDVDMNTVPGYAMSSWETGYGDMVMTPDVATLRLVPWLPGTALVIADLSWADGSPVTAAPRAVLRRQLDRLSGRGLVADVATELEFIVFEQSYRQAWADGYRGLTPASDYNIDYAILASTRMEPLLRDIRLGMAGAGLRVEAVKGECNNGQQELGFRYDEALVTCDNHAVYKNGAKEIADRHGKSLTFMAKYDEREGNSCHIHLSLRDAQGPLFAEADAPHGMSALFRHFVAGLLTSLRELTLFYAPNINSYKRFADGSFAPTAVAWGLDNRTCALRVVGHGPGMRVECRVPGGDVNQYLAVAALIAGGLYGIEQGLELGEPYTGNAYQATDVERLPATLGEAAGIFGASELARSAFGDDVVDHYLNNACVEVAAFNAAVTDWERKRGFERL; the protein is encoded by the coding sequence ATGTTGTCCGAGGCCGAACTGGCGGCACTGGTCGCCGACGGTGACATCGACACCGTCATCGTGGCGTTCACCGACATGCAGGGCCGGCTGGTGGGCAAGCGGGTGGCGGGTCGCTTCTTCGTCGACGAGGTGGCCGGTCACGGCGCCGAATGTTGCAGCTACCTGCTGGCCGTCGACGTCGACATGAACACGGTGCCCGGCTATGCCATGTCGAGTTGGGAAACCGGCTACGGCGACATGGTGATGACCCCGGACGTGGCCACGCTGCGGCTGGTCCCGTGGTTGCCCGGGACGGCGCTGGTGATCGCCGACCTGTCCTGGGCCGACGGGAGCCCCGTCACCGCCGCGCCGCGGGCGGTGTTGCGCCGCCAACTCGACCGGCTCAGCGGGCGGGGTCTGGTCGCCGACGTCGCCACCGAACTCGAGTTCATCGTGTTCGAGCAGTCCTACCGGCAGGCCTGGGCGGACGGCTACCGCGGCCTGACGCCGGCCAGCGACTACAACATCGACTACGCGATCCTGGCATCGACGCGCATGGAGCCGCTGCTGCGCGACATCAGGCTGGGCATGGCGGGCGCTGGTCTGCGCGTGGAGGCCGTCAAAGGCGAATGCAACAACGGCCAGCAGGAACTCGGCTTCCGCTACGACGAGGCGCTGGTCACCTGCGACAACCACGCGGTTTACAAGAACGGCGCCAAGGAGATCGCCGACCGGCACGGCAAGAGCCTGACGTTCATGGCGAAATACGATGAGCGCGAAGGTAACAGCTGTCACATCCACCTGTCGCTGCGTGACGCGCAAGGTCCGCTATTCGCCGAAGCCGATGCGCCGCACGGCATGTCGGCCTTGTTTCGCCACTTCGTCGCCGGCCTGCTGACGTCGCTGCGTGAGCTGACGTTGTTTTACGCCCCGAACATCAACTCCTACAAGCGATTCGCCGATGGCAGCTTCGCCCCTACCGCGGTGGCCTGGGGGCTGGACAACCGCACCTGCGCGCTGCGGGTGGTCGGGCACGGACCCGGCATGCGGGTCGAATGCCGGGTCCCCGGCGGCGACGTCAACCAGTATCTGGCCGTCGCGGCGCTGATCGCGGGCGGCCTGTACGGTATCGAACAGGGCCTGGAACTCGGCGAGCCCTACACCGGGAATGCCTACCAGGCAACCGATGTCGAGCGGCTACCCGCCACCCTGGGCGAGGCCGCCGGGATTTTCGGGGCATCTGAGCTGGCCCGGTCCGCTTTCGGCGACGACGTGGTCGACCACTATCTGAACAACGCATGCGTGGAAGTGGCGGCGTTCAACGCGGCGGTCACCGATTGGGAGAGGAAGCGTGGTTTTGAACGGCTCTGA
- a CDS encoding alpha/beta hydrolase, which produces MMTTLDGFAVPVGVAGPQNGTVVVILAAEQRAPAAYDAVCERLHNASLRTVVIGADPRLTPKSVIGILDSLGISWAVVVGDRDGAELAWELAATRLGRFVGLVVIDRVHPRLSKAGDENCPPVEIATTVLVSSPALRDAARAGQRLVFGDYRVVDMLGRRNATESTAQLATEIILRTSGW; this is translated from the coding sequence ATGATGACCACCCTGGACGGTTTCGCCGTCCCGGTCGGTGTTGCCGGCCCGCAGAACGGCACGGTCGTGGTGATACTGGCCGCCGAACAACGCGCGCCGGCAGCGTATGACGCGGTCTGCGAACGGCTGCACAACGCGTCACTGCGCACCGTGGTCATCGGCGCCGACCCGAGACTGACGCCCAAATCGGTGATCGGCATCCTGGACTCGCTGGGCATCTCGTGGGCGGTGGTGGTCGGCGACCGCGACGGCGCCGAACTGGCCTGGGAACTCGCGGCGACCAGACTGGGCCGCTTCGTGGGGCTGGTCGTCATCGACCGCGTCCATCCCCGGCTGTCCAAGGCCGGCGACGAGAACTGTCCGCCGGTCGAGATCGCCACCACCGTGCTGGTGAGTTCGCCGGCGCTGCGCGACGCCGCCCGCGCCGGCCAGCGGCTGGTCTTCGGCGACTACCGGGTGGTGGACATGCTCGGCCGGCGCAACGCCACCGAGTCGACCGCGCAGCTGGCCACCGAGATCATTCTGCGCACTAGCGGTTGGTAG
- the map gene encoding methionine aminopeptidase, translating into MPTRTALSPGVLSPTLPVPKWIARPEYVGKDTAKEGTEPWVQEPEVIEKMRVAGQIAARALQEAGKAVAPGVTTDQLDRIAHEYMVDNGAYPSTLGYKHFPKSCCTSLNEVICHGIPDSTVIEDGDIVNIDVTAYINGVHGDTNATFLAGDVSEEHRLLVERTHEATMRAIKAVKPGRALSVVGRVIESYANRFGYNVVRDFTGHGIGTTFHNGLVVLHYDQPAVETVIQPGMTFTIEPMINLGGLDYEIWDDGWTVVTKDRKWTAQFEHTLLVTDTGAEILTLP; encoded by the coding sequence ATGCCCACGCGTACCGCGCTTTCCCCCGGCGTGCTGTCCCCGACGCTGCCGGTGCCGAAGTGGATCGCTCGTCCGGAATACGTCGGCAAGGACACCGCCAAAGAGGGCACCGAACCGTGGGTGCAGGAGCCCGAGGTGATCGAGAAGATGCGCGTCGCCGGACAGATCGCCGCCCGCGCACTTCAGGAGGCCGGCAAGGCCGTCGCCCCCGGCGTCACCACCGACCAGCTTGACCGCATCGCGCACGAGTACATGGTCGACAACGGCGCGTATCCGTCGACGCTGGGCTACAAGCATTTCCCGAAGTCGTGCTGCACGTCGCTGAACGAGGTCATCTGCCACGGCATTCCCGACTCGACGGTGATCGAGGACGGCGACATCGTCAACATCGACGTCACCGCGTACATCAACGGTGTGCACGGCGACACCAACGCGACCTTCCTGGCCGGCGACGTCTCCGAGGAGCACCGGCTGCTCGTCGAACGCACCCACGAGGCGACCATGCGGGCGATCAAGGCCGTCAAGCCGGGCCGGGCGTTGTCGGTGGTCGGCCGGGTCATCGAATCCTACGCAAATCGGTTCGGGTACAACGTGGTTCGCGACTTCACCGGCCACGGCATCGGCACCACCTTCCACAATGGGCTGGTGGTCCTGCATTACGACCAGCCGGCCGTCGAGACGGTGATCCAGCCGGGCATGACGTTCACCATCGAGCCGATGATCAACCTGGGCGGCCTGGACTACGAGATCTGGGACGACGGCTGGACCGTGGTCACCAAGGACCGCAAGTGGACCGCGCAGTTCGAGCACACCCTGTTGGTCACCGACACCGGCGCCGAGATCCTCACCCTGCCGTGA